One window from the genome of Sphingomonas lacunae encodes:
- a CDS encoding VWA domain-containing protein: MYMTAGLLMPIMATIGAGVDLGQAYMAKGRLQQACDAGVLAGRKKMADGQFTTQAEAAANRMFEFNFPSDMYGSTNVTFTPVQRSASEVTATATATVNTIIMNIFGKQTIPLSVSCTAKLEIANADIMLVLDTTGSMANFNSGDSVSRLDALKTEVMSFFDTITDAQAGDSVIRFGVVPYSSNVNVGQILRTANPNWLSTTTPIPSRTGQWVQTGTSGPTTTNSSWSSYSSWVNTGVIVSGRTSSNCSSAPRPATSIINGTATTTTNTTGTNPQTTTTSTVTPQTEQSYRNFWTSSACREQRRTRTRNSTTASSVTREWRYTYQTINYDVSGIINGSGLTVPTGPLGANVTASWNGCILERDTVAFASNASIPSTAYDLDIDLVPTSNATRWGLAIPNIAHPRNSSVGSSSQTSANVTTTSDFASYADSSIASLGYSACPTQAMKLTAMTSADRATMQNYVNSLIAIGGTYHDVGMVWGARLVSPTGLFASENATAPNGMPISRHIIFMTDGEMAPNGGIYGFQGQEFVQNRVGGTSNSTEYVARHNARFLAACDAAKSRNITVWMVSFGTALTTQMQQCASGDKAYTAANNAQLRTQFQAIAQQITRLRISE; the protein is encoded by the coding sequence ATGTATATGACCGCGGGACTGTTGATGCCGATCATGGCGACGATCGGCGCCGGTGTCGACCTGGGACAGGCCTATATGGCCAAGGGGCGCTTGCAACAAGCGTGCGATGCCGGTGTGCTCGCCGGACGCAAGAAGATGGCCGACGGCCAGTTCACCACACAGGCGGAAGCTGCCGCCAACCGGATGTTCGAATTCAATTTTCCATCCGACATGTATGGCAGCACCAATGTGACCTTTACCCCGGTGCAGCGCAGCGCATCGGAAGTGACCGCTACCGCGACCGCGACGGTCAACACCATCATCATGAACATTTTTGGCAAACAGACGATCCCGCTGTCGGTCAGCTGCACCGCCAAGCTCGAAATCGCCAATGCCGACATCATGCTGGTGCTCGACACCACTGGCTCGATGGCCAATTTCAACAGCGGCGATTCGGTCTCGCGGCTTGATGCGCTCAAGACCGAAGTCATGTCATTCTTTGACACCATCACCGACGCGCAAGCCGGCGATTCCGTGATCCGTTTTGGTGTCGTCCCCTATTCCAGCAACGTCAACGTCGGTCAGATCCTGCGCACGGCCAATCCCAACTGGCTCTCGACCACAACGCCGATTCCATCACGCACGGGTCAGTGGGTCCAGACCGGGACGAGCGGGCCAACCACAACGAACAGCAGCTGGAGCAGCTATTCGTCCTGGGTCAACACCGGCGTCATCGTCAGCGGGCGGACCAGTTCCAACTGTTCCAGCGCCCCCAGACCTGCGACGTCCATCATCAATGGTACGGCGACAACCACAACCAACACGACCGGCACCAACCCGCAGACGACGACCACGTCCACGGTCACGCCGCAGACCGAACAGTCGTATCGCAATTTCTGGACCAGCAGCGCCTGCCGCGAACAGCGGCGAACCCGCACGCGCAACTCGACCACCGCATCGTCGGTGACGCGCGAATGGCGCTACACCTACCAGACAATCAACTATGATGTCAGCGGCATCATCAACGGCAGCGGCCTCACCGTACCGACCGGTCCGCTCGGCGCCAACGTCACTGCATCCTGGAACGGCTGCATCCTGGAACGCGACACGGTGGCCTTTGCCTCCAACGCCTCTATTCCGTCCACCGCCTATGACCTCGACATCGATCTGGTGCCGACGTCGAATGCCACCCGCTGGGGCCTGGCGATTCCCAACATTGCCCATCCGCGCAACTCCAGCGTCGGGTCGTCGAGCCAGACTTCGGCCAACGTCACGACGACATCGGATTTCGCCAGCTATGCGGATTCGTCAATCGCAAGTCTGGGCTATTCGGCTTGCCCGACGCAGGCGATGAAACTGACCGCAATGACGTCGGCTGACCGGGCGACCATGCAAAATTATGTCAACTCGCTGATTGCCATTGGCGGCACCTATCATGACGTCGGCATGGTTTGGGGCGCCCGTCTGGTTTCGCCCACAGGCCTGTTCGCCAGCGAAAATGCGACGGCGCCGAACGGCATGCCGATCAGCCGTCACATCATCTTCATGACCGATGGTGAAATGGCGCCCAACGGCGGCATTTATGGCTTTCAGGGTCAGGAATTTGTCCAGAACCGGGTTGGCGGAACATCCAATTCCACCGAATATGTCGCCCGCCACAATGCACGCTTCCTTGCTGCTTGTGACGCCGCGAAATCCCGCAACATCACGGTCTGGATGGTCAGTTTCGGCACCGCGCTGACAACCCAGATGCAACAATGCGCCAGTGGTGACAAAGCCTATACGGCCGCGAACAATGCCCAGTTGCGCACGCAGTTCCAGGCCATTGCCCAACAGATCACCCGCCTGAGGATTTCGGAATGA
- the trmFO gene encoding methylenetetrahydrofolate--tRNA-(uracil(54)-C(5))-methyltransferase (FADH(2)-oxidizing) TrmFO gives MVNAPLTPLHDVHIIGGGLAGSEAAWQLAEAGYRVRLSEMRGGGDMTPAHQTDGLAEMVCSNSFRSDDGDKNAVGLLHREMRTLGSLIMREADKTKLPAGSALAVDRDLFSGGVTRALAEHPNVTIVRERIDTLPAAGLTIVATGPLTAMSLAESIGAATGKDALAFFDAIAPIVYRDSIDMDICWMASRWDKVGPIGDGKDYINCPMDKEQYYAFVQGLIDGDKTEFKEWEKDTPYFDGCMPIEVMAERGVETLRFGPMKGVGLDNPRTGRWPYAVVQLRQDNELGTLWNMVGFQTKLKHAEQVRLFRTIPGLEKAEFARLGGLHRNSFIRSPELLDAQLRLKSAPHIRFAGQITGCEGYVESAAIGLIAARFAAAELAGTSLPPPPAETALGALLGHITGGADAASYQPMNVNFGLFPPMPEDVRKADRKLAYTSRAREALAAWMQVNSQSAAA, from the coding sequence ATATCATCGGCGGCGGCCTCGCTGGATCGGAAGCCGCCTGGCAGCTGGCGGAGGCAGGGTATCGCGTCCGCCTGTCCGAGATGCGCGGTGGCGGCGACATGACGCCGGCGCACCAGACCGATGGCCTCGCCGAGATGGTCTGCTCGAACAGCTTCCGTTCCGACGATGGCGACAAGAACGCCGTCGGCCTGCTCCACCGCGAGATGCGCACGCTCGGCTCGCTGATCATGCGTGAGGCCGACAAGACCAAGCTGCCCGCCGGATCGGCGCTGGCGGTGGATCGTGACCTGTTTTCGGGCGGGGTGACGCGGGCACTGGCCGAGCATCCCAATGTCACCATCGTGCGGGAACGGATCGACACGCTGCCCGCCGCCGGCCTGACCATTGTCGCCACCGGCCCGCTGACCGCGATGAGCCTGGCTGAAAGCATTGGCGCGGCGACGGGCAAGGATGCGCTCGCCTTTTTCGACGCCATCGCCCCCATCGTCTATCGCGACAGTATCGACATGGACATTTGCTGGATGGCCAGCCGATGGGACAAGGTCGGGCCGATCGGTGACGGCAAGGACTATATCAACTGCCCGATGGACAAGGAGCAATATTACGCCTTTGTCCAGGGGCTGATCGACGGCGACAAGACTGAGTTCAAGGAGTGGGAGAAGGACACGCCCTATTTCGACGGCTGCATGCCGATTGAAGTCATGGCGGAACGCGGGGTCGAGACGCTGCGGTTCGGGCCGATGAAGGGCGTCGGCCTCGACAATCCGCGCACCGGCCGCTGGCCTTATGCCGTCGTCCAGCTGCGGCAGGACAATGAGTTGGGCACGCTGTGGAACATGGTCGGGTTCCAGACCAAGCTGAAACATGCCGAGCAGGTCCGCCTGTTCCGCACGATTCCGGGGCTGGAAAAGGCCGAGTTCGCCCGGCTGGGCGGACTGCACCGCAACAGTTTCATCCGCTCACCCGAACTGCTCGATGCGCAATTGCGGCTGAAATCGGCACCGCACATCCGCTTTGCCGGACAGATCACCGGCTGCGAGGGCTATGTCGAGAGCGCGGCCATCGGCCTGATCGCTGCCCGCTTTGCCGCGGCGGAGCTGGCGGGAACCAGCCTGCCCCCGCCACCGGCGGAGACGGCGCTCGGCGCCCTGCTTGGTCACATCACCGGCGGGGCGGATGCGGCGAGCTATCAGCCGATGAACGTCAATTTCGGCCTGTTCCCGCCGATGCCCGAGGATGTGCGCAAGGCCGACCGCAAGCTCGCCTATACCAGCCGCGCGCGTGAGGCCTTGGCGGCATGGATGCAGGTCAACAGCCAATCAGCGGCGGCCTGA